The following are encoded together in the Saliniramus fredricksonii genome:
- the dgcA gene encoding N-acetyl-D-Glu racemase DgcA, whose translation MKRSLEVAIETFPIAGKFTISRGSRTEAVVVTATIREGYGTGRGECVPYRRYGESVEGVVETIETARDLIESGGDRAALLETLPAGAARNALDCALWDLEAKLSEVPAHVSAGIDRLPPITTAYTISLDTPEAMHAAAARASSRPILKIKLGAPDGDIERIRAVREAAQEAVLLADANEGWPAEDVQRYIDACAEAGFSLVEQPLHADADEALRDVARHVPLCADESAHDRTSLPRLVGLYDLVNIKLDKTGGLTEALAMAEAAQKRGFGIFVGCMLGSSLAMAPAMLLTPQARFVDLDGPLLLAKDRDNAMHYHDGLVHPPERALWG comes from the coding sequence ATGAAACGGAGTCTGGAAGTCGCGATCGAAACCTTTCCAATCGCGGGAAAATTCACGATCTCGCGGGGATCGCGGACCGAGGCCGTCGTGGTCACGGCGACGATTCGCGAGGGCTATGGCACGGGGCGAGGCGAATGCGTGCCCTATCGCCGTTATGGCGAATCGGTCGAGGGTGTCGTCGAGACCATCGAGACGGCACGCGACTTGATCGAATCCGGCGGTGATCGCGCCGCGCTGCTCGAAACGCTGCCCGCCGGAGCAGCCCGCAACGCGCTCGATTGCGCATTGTGGGATCTCGAGGCGAAGCTGAGCGAGGTCCCCGCCCATGTCAGCGCCGGGATCGATCGCCTCCCGCCGATCACCACCGCCTACACGATCAGCCTCGACACGCCGGAAGCGATGCATGCGGCAGCGGCCAGGGCATCATCGCGGCCGATCCTGAAGATCAAGCTCGGCGCACCGGATGGTGACATCGAGCGCATCCGCGCCGTGCGCGAGGCGGCGCAGGAGGCGGTGCTGCTCGCCGATGCCAACGAGGGCTGGCCGGCGGAAGACGTGCAGCGCTATATCGATGCCTGCGCCGAGGCCGGGTTCTCGCTGGTCGAGCAGCCGCTCCATGCCGATGCGGACGAGGCGCTGCGGGATGTCGCGCGCCACGTTCCGCTCTGCGCGGATGAGAGCGCGCATGATCGCACGAGCCTGCCGCGGCTCGTGGGGCTCTACGACCTGGTCAATATCAAGCTCGACAAGACCGGCGGCCTCACGGAGGCTCTGGCCATGGCCGAGGCGGCGCAGAAACGCGGCTTCGGTATCTTCGTCGGCTGCATGCTCGGCTCGTCCCTCGCCATGGCGCCGGCCATGCTGCTGACGCCGCAGGCCCGGTTCGTCGATCTGGACGGGCCGCTTCTGCTGGCGAAGGATCGCGACAACGCCATGCATTATCACGACGGGCTGGTTCATCCGCCCGAACGTGCGCTCTGGGGCTGA
- a CDS encoding ABC transporter permease, producing MSGDWVAAHGEAVSAAIEGMAGQITGNKQVEVDLAGLTRFDTLGALMLSQAKAQWENGGTTVSLVNQREEQAILLREVGRRQTEPPRQVHKSRFVDMLEDVGGVMVESGRDILTGVSFLGEVLTATGRLALHPRRFRGTAVVNQLEQIAFKGVPIITLISFLVGAIIAQQGIFQLQRFGATSFVVDLVGILVLRELGVLLTAIMVAGRSGSAFTAEIGSMKMREEIDAIRVMGLDPIEVLIVPRLLALVIGLPLLTFLASMSALFGAMVVAWIYGGITPDVFLDRLREGIALNTFFVGLIKAPFMALVIGVIACIEGMAVQGSAESLGRRVTSSVVKAIFMVIVMDGVFAIFFAAIDY from the coding sequence CTGTCCGGCGATTGGGTCGCAGCGCATGGGGAGGCTGTGTCCGCTGCAATTGAGGGGATGGCCGGCCAGATCACCGGCAACAAGCAGGTGGAGGTCGATCTCGCCGGGCTGACGCGCTTCGATACGCTGGGCGCACTGATGCTGTCGCAAGCCAAGGCGCAATGGGAAAACGGCGGGACGACCGTCTCCCTCGTCAACCAGCGCGAGGAACAGGCGATCCTGCTGCGCGAGGTGGGGCGCCGCCAGACCGAGCCGCCGCGCCAGGTACACAAATCCCGCTTCGTCGACATGCTCGAAGATGTCGGCGGCGTCATGGTCGAGAGCGGGCGCGATATCCTGACCGGCGTGTCGTTTCTCGGCGAAGTCCTGACGGCGACGGGCCGGCTTGCCCTTCATCCACGCCGGTTCCGTGGCACGGCGGTCGTCAACCAGCTCGAACAGATCGCGTTCAAGGGTGTGCCGATCATCACGCTGATCTCGTTCCTCGTCGGCGCCATCATCGCGCAGCAGGGCATCTTTCAGCTGCAGCGCTTCGGCGCGACGAGCTTTGTCGTCGATCTCGTGGGCATCCTCGTTCTGCGTGAACTCGGCGTCCTGCTCACTGCGATCATGGTGGCGGGGCGGTCCGGATCGGCATTCACGGCCGAAATCGGCTCGATGAAGATGCGCGAGGAGATCGATGCGATCCGGGTCATGGGGCTGGATCCGATCGAAGTGCTGATCGTGCCGCGCCTGCTCGCGCTTGTCATCGGCCTGCCGCTGCTCACTTTCCTGGCATCGATGTCTGCCCTGTTCGGGGCGATGGTGGTGGCCTGGATCTATGGTGGCATCACGCCGGACGTCTTTCTCGACCGGCTGCGGGAGGGCATCGCGCTCAACACCTTCTTCGTGGGCCTGATCAAGGCGCCGTTCATGGCGCTGGTGATCGGCGTGATCGCCTGTATCGAGGGCATGGCGGTGCAGGGCTCCGCCGAATCGCTCGGGCGCCGGGTAACATCTTCGGTGGTCAAGGCGATCTTCATGGTGATCGTGATGGACGGGGTTTTCGCCATCTTCTTCGCCGCGATCGATTATTGA
- a CDS encoding ABC transporter ATP-binding protein, protein MNATATTPERPTPPAKGEPIIRVRGLEVGFGTKTIMKDLDLDVFPGEILGFVGGSGQGKSVLTRAILGLIPKRAGSIEVFGRDLDSLSDMERRAMERRWGVLFQQGALFSALTVKQNIQVPMREHLDLPDRLMDELAMLKIDMVGLKPDAADKLPSELSGGMIKRASLARALALDPDIVFLDEPTSGLDPIGAADFDDLIATLQRTLGLTVYMVTHDLDSLFTVCDRIAALADGKVVCEGPMRTMLESDHPWVKSYFHGKRARAVETAAQEGH, encoded by the coding sequence ATGAACGCAACCGCGACCACGCCGGAAAGGCCGACGCCACCCGCGAAAGGGGAGCCCATCATCCGTGTGCGCGGGCTCGAGGTCGGGTTCGGCACCAAGACCATCATGAAGGATCTCGATCTCGACGTTTTTCCCGGCGAGATTCTCGGCTTCGTCGGCGGTTCCGGCCAAGGCAAATCCGTACTCACCCGCGCGATTCTCGGCCTTATCCCGAAGCGCGCGGGCTCCATCGAGGTATTCGGTCGCGACCTCGACAGCCTGAGCGACATGGAGCGCCGCGCGATGGAACGGCGCTGGGGTGTGCTTTTTCAGCAGGGCGCGCTGTTTTCCGCACTGACCGTGAAACAGAACATCCAGGTACCGATGCGCGAGCATCTCGATCTGCCCGACAGGCTGATGGACGAGCTTGCCATGCTCAAGATCGACATGGTCGGGCTGAAGCCGGATGCCGCCGACAAGCTCCCGTCGGAACTCTCCGGCGGCATGATCAAGCGCGCCTCTCTGGCGCGGGCGCTCGCGCTCGACCCGGATATTGTCTTTCTCGACGAGCCCACATCCGGGCTCGATCCGATCGGCGCTGCGGATTTCGACGACCTCATTGCAACATTGCAACGGACATTGGGCCTCACCGTCTATATGGTGACTCATGATCTCGACAGTCTCTTCACGGTCTGCGACCGGATCGCGGCACTGGCGGACGGCAAGGTTGTATGTGAGGGTCCGATGCGCACCATGCTCGAATCGGATCATCCGTGGGTAAAGAGTTATTTCCACGGAAAGCGGGCGCGCGCGGTGGAAACTGCGGCGCAGGAAGGACATTGA
- a CDS encoding MlaD family protein, which produces METRANYALIGLFTLLVVAAGFLFVYWFAVSERGQERMTVEIVFRDSVAGLSRGSPVTFNGLRVGDVQSLRLDDDDPSRVVAQIQIMADTPIRADTRAQLEYQGLTGIANISLTGGTPDAPHLTYTPGEPPPEIIAARSDFQDLIQSGRDIARQAADTLERVNALVDENQQTITATISNVEAFSQALSDNAPGIDHFLDQVGQAAERVGPLADSLDELSRSTNAIVSAVDPEVVAQTVRNVEEFTKTLADSRDQIDTIFADASSMADRLNQTSIKFEQTLDSVAAGIEAIDADRINATITNVESFSQMLADNNDQVSQVIANAATLTDNLNTTAQQIDGAVAQVTSLLDAVDREDVTQTLANIREFSGTLADNRENFDAIIQDATRIAGALDPDRLSRIVADAESFTSVLSARSADTDRIIDNVATLTDDLGATRARVDSALDEINGLVAAIDREVLRETLANVSAFSGTLAENRGNLDTVMQDLAGLTRAIDPQQLTGTLDNVERFAQVLGDRSADADQIISNAASISEKLNESADRIDGVLEAAQSFLGTAEDEAGEGLFEDIREAAVAIRTLADNLDARTQEITAGINRFTGPGLQEYRALADDGRRTLQDISRAVRAIERNPQQIIFGGESNVPEYGGARR; this is translated from the coding sequence ATGGAGACCCGGGCGAATTACGCTCTGATCGGCTTGTTCACGCTGCTCGTCGTCGCAGCGGGATTTCTGTTCGTCTACTGGTTTGCCGTCAGCGAGCGCGGCCAGGAGCGAATGACCGTCGAAATCGTGTTCCGCGATTCGGTGGCCGGGCTCTCGCGCGGCTCCCCCGTGACGTTCAACGGGCTGCGTGTGGGTGACGTGCAATCCCTTCGGCTCGACGACGATGACCCGAGCAGGGTCGTGGCGCAGATCCAGATCATGGCGGATACGCCCATTCGTGCGGATACGCGCGCACAGCTGGAATATCAGGGGCTGACCGGCATTGCGAACATCTCGCTCACCGGCGGCACGCCGGATGCGCCCCACCTGACCTACACCCCCGGTGAGCCTCCTCCCGAAATCATCGCGGCGCGCTCGGATTTTCAGGATCTCATTCAATCCGGGCGCGATATTGCGCGCCAGGCCGCCGATACGCTGGAGCGGGTCAACGCGCTCGTGGACGAGAATCAGCAGACGATCACCGCGACGATCAGCAATGTCGAGGCGTTCTCGCAGGCGCTCAGTGACAATGCACCCGGTATTGATCACTTCCTCGATCAGGTCGGACAGGCGGCGGAACGTGTCGGCCCGCTCGCCGATTCACTCGACGAATTGTCGCGCTCGACCAATGCCATCGTCTCGGCCGTCGATCCGGAAGTGGTGGCGCAGACAGTGCGTAACGTCGAGGAATTCACCAAGACCCTCGCCGATAGCCGCGACCAGATCGACACCATCTTCGCCGATGCGAGTTCGATGGCCGATCGCCTGAACCAGACCTCGATCAAGTTCGAGCAGACGCTGGATTCCGTGGCGGCCGGGATCGAGGCAATCGACGCCGACCGGATCAACGCCACCATCACCAATGTCGAGAGCTTCTCGCAGATGCTGGCGGACAACAACGATCAGGTCTCGCAGGTCATCGCCAATGCCGCGACGCTGACCGACAATCTCAACACCACGGCACAGCAGATCGACGGCGCGGTTGCGCAGGTCACGAGCCTGCTCGATGCCGTCGATCGCGAGGACGTGACGCAGACGCTGGCCAATATCCGGGAGTTCAGCGGCACGCTCGCCGACAACCGCGAGAATTTCGACGCGATCATCCAGGACGCAACCCGCATCGCCGGCGCGCTCGACCCGGACCGCCTGAGCCGCATCGTTGCGGATGCCGAGAGCTTCACCTCCGTCCTCAGCGCTCGAAGCGCGGATACGGATCGCATCATCGACAACGTCGCCACACTTACCGACGATCTCGGCGCGACCCGCGCGCGGGTCGACAGCGCGCTGGACGAGATCAACGGGCTCGTCGCCGCGATCGATCGCGAAGTCCTGCGCGAGACTCTGGCGAATGTCTCCGCCTTCTCCGGAACGCTCGCGGAGAATCGCGGCAATCTCGACACGGTGATGCAGGATCTCGCCGGTCTGACCCGGGCGATCGACCCGCAGCAGCTCACCGGGACACTCGATAACGTCGAGCGCTTCGCGCAGGTCCTCGGAGATCGCAGCGCCGATGCAGACCAGATCATCTCCAATGCCGCCTCGATTTCGGAAAAGCTGAACGAATCCGCCGATCGCATCGACGGCGTGCTGGAGGCGGCACAGAGTTTCCTCGGTACCGCCGAGGACGAAGCTGGCGAAGGGCTGTTCGAGGACATCCGGGAGGCTGCGGTGGCCATCCGTACGCTGGCCGACAATCTCGATGCGCGCACGCAGGAGATCACGGCAGGGATCAACCGCTTCACCGGGCCGGGCCTGCAGGAATATCGCGCGCTCGCGGATGACGGGCGGCGGACCTTGCAGGATATCAGCCGCGCGGTGCGGGCGATCGAACGCAATCCGCAGCAGATCATCTTCGGCGGAGAGTCGAACGTGCCGGAATACGGCGGCGCGCGACGGTAG